A window of Aeromicrobium sp. A1-2 contains these coding sequences:
- a CDS encoding DNA polymerase IV, with product MRSTATIMHLDLDAFFASVEQRDKPSLRGRPVIVGGIGPRGVVATASYEARVHGVRSAMRTAEARARCPHAAFLGGRFDAYREASRLVMERLREESELIEPLSLDEAFVDLAAAPDFDSQEVEQVVARIRADIADLTGGLTASVGVASSKLMAKIASEINKPDGVFVVQPGTEAAVLGPMQATALPGVGPATAERLRRVGILTVDDLRTPSEDELVRLLGQASGRSLHRMARADDDRPVVASRETKSVSVEDTFEQDISDRVQLETIVDRMARSVSARLRKNGLSGRTVTLKMRHHDFETHTRSSTLPNPTDNARILATIACGLLAGEDISNGLRLLGVGVSGLADWVQDDLFASEDDDDLDEDPVEEDVSRAVRWYPGMDVHHEHHGDGWVWGSGLGRVTVRFETRWTPPGPVHTFRTDDPALGTGHTGTFGV from the coding sequence CCGTCCGGTCATCGTCGGCGGCATCGGCCCACGCGGCGTCGTGGCGACTGCGTCGTACGAAGCCCGGGTGCATGGCGTCCGCTCGGCGATGCGCACCGCCGAGGCTCGCGCCCGCTGCCCACACGCAGCGTTCCTGGGCGGTCGCTTCGACGCCTACCGAGAGGCCAGCCGGCTCGTCATGGAGCGGTTGCGCGAGGAGTCCGAGCTGATCGAGCCGCTGTCCCTCGACGAGGCATTCGTCGACCTGGCGGCCGCCCCGGACTTCGACTCGCAGGAGGTCGAGCAGGTCGTGGCCCGCATCCGCGCCGACATCGCCGATCTCACCGGCGGACTGACCGCGTCGGTGGGGGTCGCGTCGTCCAAGCTCATGGCCAAGATCGCCAGCGAGATCAACAAGCCCGACGGGGTCTTCGTCGTGCAGCCGGGCACCGAGGCCGCGGTCCTGGGCCCGATGCAGGCCACGGCACTCCCTGGCGTCGGACCCGCGACAGCCGAACGCCTGCGCCGGGTCGGCATCCTGACCGTCGATGACCTGCGCACCCCCAGCGAGGACGAGTTGGTGCGCCTGCTGGGCCAGGCCTCCGGCCGCTCGCTGCACCGGATGGCCCGTGCCGACGACGACCGCCCTGTCGTGGCATCGCGAGAAACCAAGTCGGTCAGCGTCGAGGACACCTTCGAGCAGGACATCTCCGACCGGGTCCAGCTCGAGACCATCGTCGATCGGATGGCCCGATCGGTCTCGGCACGGCTACGCAAGAACGGGCTCTCGGGGCGCACCGTGACACTCAAGATGCGGCACCACGACTTCGAGACCCACACCCGGTCCTCGACACTGCCCAATCCCACCGACAACGCCCGGATCCTCGCCACGATTGCCTGCGGTCTGCTGGCCGGCGAGGACATCAGCAACGGCCTGCGCCTGCTCGGCGTCGGCGTGAGCGGCCTGGCCGACTGGGTGCAGGACGATCTGTTCGCTTCCGAAGACGATGATGACCTCGACGAGGATCCGGTCGAGGAGGACGTGAGCCGCGCCGTCCGCTGGTATCCCGGCATGGACGTGCACCACGAGCACCATGGCGACGGCTGGGTCTGGGGCTCGGGACTGGGACGGGTCACGGTGCGGTTCGAGACCCGGTGGACTCCCCCGGGGCCTGTGCACACCTTCCGCACCGACGACCCTGCCCTCGGCACTGGGCACACCGGTACGTTCGGGGTATGA